Proteins from one Halovivax limisalsi genomic window:
- a CDS encoding lysine N(6)-hydroxylase/L-ornithine N(5)-oxygenase family protein, producing MTADDAVHDVVGVGLGPFNLGLAAMIDGVEADIDATFLERTAEFNWHEGMLLEGTTLEVPFLADLVTMADPTNPHSYLNYLRETDRIYQFYFYETFQVPRREYNDYLRWVAERLESCRFRRAVTDVRWDDGEAHYVVTANHPESGQRFTYRGENLALGVGSRPHVPEPLEGHPTDDVFHTATYRYNRDEALEADSITVVGSGQSAAEVFQDLLDRQPDHDYRLDWLTRSDGFFPMEYSKLGLQHFSPEYEQYVYDLPQSVKDDLIPNQDLLYKGVDPDTSAEIYDLLYRRSIGDRDPDVGLFAMTEVRAIESVGDAYALDCRQWQAEESFVHESEVVILGTGYQRPIPDFLDPLEGRINWDERGRFGVTEDHRLDIDVAGDVFLQNAELHTHGVGVPDLGLGCYRNTKFVNRLVGRRVYPEDVDTVYQDFSVERFVERRPDSRRSECEGESTSVPTQDD from the coding sequence GTGACCGCCGACGACGCCGTCCACGACGTCGTCGGCGTCGGTCTCGGCCCCTTCAATCTCGGGCTGGCGGCCATGATCGACGGGGTCGAGGCGGACATCGACGCGACGTTCCTCGAACGAACGGCCGAGTTCAACTGGCACGAGGGCATGCTGCTCGAGGGAACGACCCTCGAGGTGCCGTTCCTCGCGGATCTCGTGACGATGGCGGACCCGACGAATCCCCACAGCTACCTCAACTATCTCCGGGAGACGGATCGCATCTATCAGTTTTACTTCTACGAGACGTTTCAGGTCCCTCGGCGGGAGTATAACGACTACCTCCGATGGGTCGCCGAACGCCTCGAGAGCTGCCGGTTCAGGCGAGCGGTCACGGACGTCCGCTGGGACGACGGCGAAGCGCACTACGTCGTCACCGCGAATCATCCCGAGTCCGGCCAGCGGTTCACGTACCGCGGCGAGAACCTCGCGCTCGGCGTCGGCTCGCGCCCGCACGTTCCGGAACCTCTCGAGGGGCACCCCACGGACGACGTGTTCCACACGGCGACGTACCGCTACAATCGTGACGAGGCGCTGGAAGCGGATTCGATCACCGTCGTCGGCTCCGGCCAGAGCGCCGCCGAAGTGTTCCAGGACCTGCTGGATCGCCAGCCGGATCACGATTATCGGCTGGACTGGCTGACCCGGTCGGACGGATTCTTCCCCATGGAGTACTCGAAGCTCGGCCTCCAGCACTTCTCGCCGGAGTACGAGCAGTACGTCTACGACCTGCCGCAGTCGGTCAAAGACGACCTGATTCCGAACCAGGACCTGCTCTACAAGGGCGTCGACCCCGACACGAGCGCCGAGATATACGACCTCCTCTACCGGCGCTCGATCGGCGACCGCGACCCCGACGTTGGCCTGTTCGCCATGACCGAGGTCCGGGCCATCGAATCGGTTGGCGACGCGTACGCGCTGGACTGCCGCCAGTGGCAGGCCGAGGAGTCGTTCGTCCACGAGAGCGAGGTCGTGATTCTGGGGACCGGCTACCAGCGCCCGATCCCCGACTTTCTCGACCCCCTCGAGGGCCGCATCAACTGGGACGAGCGGGGCCGGTTCGGCGTGACCGAGGACCACCGACTCGACATCGACGTGGCAGGCGACGTGTTCCTCCAGAACGCCGAACTCCACACCCACGGCGTCGGAGTCCCCGACCTCGGACTGGGGTGTTACCGCAACACGAAGTTCGTCAACCGGTTGGTCGGCCGCCGAGTCTATCCGGAGGACGTCGACACGGTGTATCAGGACTTCTCGGTCGAGCGATTCGTCGAGCGCAGACCCGACTCGCGTCGCTCCGAGTGCGAGGGCGAATCGACGTCGGTTCCGACGCAGGACGACTGA
- a CDS encoding GNAT family N-acetyltransferase, which produces MKGPGGIVAEPYDFQTYDEERDKTVSFRPVEMSDLGMLHAWLNEEHVLPDWSLNDPLPAFQNALAEKLADDHMTPYVGHLDHVPMSYFEAYWAIDDVIADYYDADPADQGFHMLLGPPEFLGRGYAESLMRAMVRMQFRHQETHRIVGEPDVRNETVHGILKQIGFEPRREIEMAEKTALLLVCERERFEREVLA; this is translated from the coding sequence ATGAAAGGCCCCGGCGGAATCGTCGCCGAGCCCTACGACTTCCAGACCTATGACGAGGAGAGAGACAAGACGGTGTCGTTCCGGCCGGTGGAGATGTCCGACCTCGGGATGCTCCACGCCTGGCTCAACGAGGAGCACGTCCTGCCCGACTGGTCGTTGAACGACCCGCTCCCCGCGTTCCAGAACGCCCTCGCCGAGAAGCTGGCCGACGACCACATGACGCCGTACGTCGGGCACCTCGACCACGTCCCGATGAGCTACTTCGAGGCGTACTGGGCCATCGACGACGTGATTGCGGACTACTACGACGCCGACCCCGCCGACCAGGGGTTCCACATGCTCCTCGGTCCGCCGGAGTTTCTGGGCCGCGGCTACGCCGAGTCGCTCATGCGGGCGATGGTCCGGATGCAGTTTCGCCACCAGGAGACCCACCGCATCGTGGGCGAACCGGACGTGCGTAACGAGACGGTCCACGGCATCCTGAAACAGATCGGCTTCGAACCCCGCCGAGAGATAGAAATGGCAGAGAAGACCGCCCTGCTCCTGGTTTGCGAGCGCGAGCGGTTCGAGCGGGAGGTGCTCGCGTGA